Genomic DNA from Gemmatimonadota bacterium:
CTCTTCCGGGAGTTCATGGGGCGCGATCCCGATCCCGAGGCACTCCTGGAGCGCAACCTCGGCCCCGCGCTCGATCCGACGGCGGTATAGCGAGCGAGGCGCAGTAGCGGGCTACACGTACTCGTCCCAGGCTCGGATCTCCAGCGACTCCAGCGTGTGGTAGCGAAGCGCACCCGCGAGTCGCTGTGCCAACTGAATGTTGGTGACCAGCGGGATGCCGTGGTCGGCAGCGGCACGGCGAATCATGTAGCCGTTCTGCAGCTCCTCTTCCGACGCGTCCTTGGGGATGTTCACCACGAGGTCCACCTGGCGCTCCCGGATCAACTCCAGCGCGTTGGGGGAGCGGTCTTCCAGGGGCCAGGCGACCTGGCTGATCTCGATCCCACTCTCGGCCATGAACTGGGCGGTTCCCCGCGTGCCGTAGAATTGGACGCCCGCTTCAGCCAGGTTGCGCGTGCTTTCCAGGAATACCGCTTTGTGCTCCAGGGGACCGGTGCTGAGCAACGCGCGTCGAATGGGAAAGCGGAAGCCGACTGAGATCAGCGCCTTCAGGAAGGCGTCCTCGAAGTCGCTGCCGAGGCAGCCGACCTCGCCCGTGGATGCCATCTCCACTCCCAGAACCGGGTCCGCACCGGCAAGACGCATGAAGGAGAACTGCGGCGCCTTCACGCCGACATAGTCGAGCTCGAACAGCGAGCTGGCGACTTTGGGCGTGGGGCGCGACAGAATGGCCCGGGTGGCCAGCTCGATGAAATTGACCTTGAACACCTTGGAAGCGAACGGGAAGGACCGCGACGCCCTCAGGTTGCACTCGATCACCAGGATGTGGTTGTCGCGAGCCATGAACTGGATGTTGAACGGCCCGTTGATGTGGAGCGCCCGGGCGATGGTCGCCGTGATCCGCTTGATGCGTCGAACGGTTTCCAGGTAGGTGCGCTGCGGAGGGAGCACCAGCGTGGCGTCTCCGCTGTGGACGCCGGCGTTCTCGATGTGCTCGGCGATGGCGTAGACCACGATCTCGCCGTCCCGAGCCACCGCGTCCACCTCGATCTCCTTGGCGCCCGTGATGAACTTGCTCAGCACGGTCGGATGCTCGGGAGACACCTCCGCGGCCTTGGCCAGCACTTCGCGGAGTTGCTCGGGAGACTCGGCCTCGGCCATCGCCGCCCCCGAGAGGACATAGGACGGTCGGACCAGGACCGGGTAGCCGACCCGATCGGCGAAGCGCTCGGCGGCCGCCTCGGACGTGACCTCAGTCCACTCCGGCTGGGCCACGCCCAACTCGTCGCACAGTGCGGAGAACTTATGACGATCTTCGGCCCGGTCGATGCTCTCGGGCGGGGTCCCCAGCACGCGGATGCCTTCAGCGTGCAGCCTGGGGGCAAGGCTGTTGGGCGTTTGGCCGCCCATGGACACGATGACCCCCAGGGGCTGCTCGCGGTCCCAGATCTCCCGAACCGTCTCCAGGGTGAGCTCGTCGAAATAGAGGCGCTCGCACTCGTCGTAGTCTGTGCTGACCGTCTCCGGATTGCAGTTGAGCATCAGCGTCGGATGGCCCAGCGCGCGCAGGGTCCGCACCGAGTTGACGGCGCACCAGTCGAACTCCACGGAGCTACCGATGCGGTAGGCACCGGAGCCCAGGACCAGCACAGCGTCCTTCCCGGAGGGCCCCAGGTCGTCTTCCGTTCCTTGATACGTCAGATAGAGGTAGTTGGTCTGCGCGGGGAACTCGGCACCGAGCGTGTCGATCTGTTTCACGACCGGTCGGATCCCGTTCTCCACGCGCAGCGTGCGGACGTCCTCCTCGCTCCGCCCGCTGCAGCGTGCGATCTGCGCGTCCGAGAAGCCAGCGCGCTTCGCGTTGCGCAGCAGCGGTAGGGGAAGAACGCCTTCCCGGCAGCCCTCCAGCGTGGATGCCTGTTGCACCAACCCCTCGATGCGAACCAGAAACCAGGGGTCGATGCGCGTCAGGGCGTGAACGTCGTCCACGCTCATCCCGCGTTCGAACGCCTGCGCCAGCGCGAACACACGCCGGTCGGTCGGCTCGGCCAATTCACGCTCGAGGTCTTCGAAGACCATGGGTCCGTTGGCGACCACGCCGTCGGCCCCGGTATCCAGCATGCGGAGCGCCTTCTGCAATGCTTCCTCGAAGGTGCGTCCGATGGCCATGACCTCACCGACGGACTTCATGCCTGAGCCGATGCGCGTGGACACCCCACGGAACTTGCGCAGGTCCCAACGGGGAGCTTTGACGACTACGTAGTCGAGGGAGGGCTCGAAGCAGGCGCTCGTGACACCCGTCACCTTGTTCGGCACCTCGGTCAGACCATGCCCGAGCGACAGCTTGGCCGCGACGAAGGCAAGCGGGTAGCCGGTGGCTTTGGAGGCGAGTGCAGAGCTGCGGGACAGCCTCGCATTCACCTCGATGACACGGTAGTCGTCGGAGGCCGGGTCCTTGGCGAACTGGACATTGCATTCACCGATGACGCCCAGATGCCGGATCACGCGAATGGAGATCTCCCGCAGCCGGTGATACTCCACGTTGGTGAGCGTCTGGCTCGGTGCGACCACGATGGACTCTCCGGTGTGGATGCCCATCGGGTCGAGGTTCTCCATGTTGCAGATGGTGATGCAGTTGTCGTGGATGTCGCGCACGACTTCGTATTCGATTTCCTTCCAACCCAGCAGACACTCCTCGATGAGCACCTGGGGGGCATGGGAGAAGGCCACGGTGGCACGCGCGGCCAGCTCGGCCGGGTCGGTGAGCACGCCCGAGCCCAGGCCTCCCAACGCGTAGGCGATCCGCAGCATCACGGGATATCCGAGCTCGTCGGCGGCAGCCAGTGCCTCGGGCACGGACGAGACGGCTCGGCTCCTGGGCACGCGGGCACCGATCTCCTGGAGGGCTTCTGCGAACAGCCCGCGGTCTTCGGTGGTGCGAATGGTGTCGACGCTGGTGCCCAGCACGCGGACGCCGTGGCGTGCCAACACGCCTTGCTCTTCCAGCGCGACGCCGCAGTTGAGGGCGGTTTGCCCCCCGAAGCCCAACAGGATGGCGTCCGGCGCCTCCTTCTCGATGACCCGCTCCACGAACTCGGGTGTGACGGGAAGGAAGTAGACCTTGTCGGCCAGGTGCTCGGACGTCTGGATCGTGGCGATGTTCGGGTTGACCAGGACCGTCTGGACGCCTTCTTCCTGAAGGGCCTTGATCGCCTGGCTGCCGGAATAGTCGAACTCTCCGGCTTCACCGATCTTGAGCGCTGAGCTGCCCAGGATCAGGACCTTTCCGGGTAGGGTGAGGGCGCCCGCCGGTGCCTGCCGGCTCATCGGAGTGACCTCACGAAATCGGCGAACAGGGATGCGGTGTCGGTGGGTCCCGGTGACGCCTCCGGATGGAACTGGACGGCCCGCGCCGGAAGCGATTCGTGCCGTATCCCTTCGTTGCTTCCGTCGTTGGCGTTCCTGAACCACTCCCGCCACCCAGGTGGAAGCGTGGTGGCGTCCACCGCGTAGCCGTGGTTCTGGGAAGTGATGTGACAGCGGTGCGTGCCCACTTCCACACAGGGCTGGTTCTGGGAACGGTGGCCGTACTTCAGCTTGTAGGTGTCCGCGCCGGCGGCCAGCGCCATCACCTGATTGCCGAGGCAGACGCCCAGCATGGGAATGCCCTCGGCCAACGCCCGGCGCGTGTGTTCGACGGCACGCTCCGTCATCTTGGGATCGCCCGGACCGTTGGAGAGGCAGACGCCATCGAAGTCCTCGTCGAAGAAGTCATGGTCCCAGGGCACCCGGATCACGCGGGCACCGGCGGCCACCAAGCTGCGTGCGATCCCCTCCTTGGCGCCCATGTCGACGAGGATCACACGCGGCCCGTCCCTACCATGTCGGGTCACCGTGGAGGGACTCGCTTCGGCGACCAGATTCCGCAGATTGGGATCGTGCCAGGGGACGTCCTCCTCCTCCCGCACCAGCTTCCCGAGCATGACGCCGCGCTCCCGGAGTCGCTTGGTCAGCGCCCGTGTGTCGATGCCCGCGAGTCCGGGGATGCCGGAGGCGGCCATCCATTCGTGCAGGCTCTGCGAGGCCGACCAGTGGCTGGTGTCCGCTGCCAGGGTCGCCACCACGAGGCCCCGAATCCGGATCGAGGTCGCCTCGAAGGTGCGGAGCAGGCCGTCGGCGTCCCACTCGACGGAAGGAACGCCGTAGTTCCCGATAAGCGGATAGGTGCAGACCAGGATCTGGCCTGTGTAGGAGGGGTCGGTCAGCGTCTCAGGGTACCCGACCATCCCCGTGTTGAAGACGACCTCGCCGGCGACACCCACGTCCGCCCCGAACCACGTGCCGGGGAAGCGGGATCCATCTTCGAGAAGCAGTGTGCCCGTGGCCGTCATGATGGGGGTCGGAGGGGAACGGGGGAATCGCAACGGTCGATGGAAGGAGTGTGCCAAGGCCGGCCCGCGCCGGCGCGGGTCTCCGCCCCGCCGCCGGCGTCGCGACCCCGGCCCCTCCTCGATCGCGGTCGTGGCTTCAGCGGCTCACCAGCGCGGGCAGGCGCAACCCCAGCTGTTGCCCCATGAAGGCCAGCTCGCGGGCCGTATCCTCGATCTGCAGGGTGACGGGCCTCCCGCGACCGGCCGCATGCCCCCCCCGCGTGTCGTACCAGAGGATGACCGGACGACCCGAGGCGGTGGCCGCTTGTAGACGCGCCGTCATCTTGCGGGCCTGTAGCGGCGGCGCCCGAGTGTCCAGATCGCCGGTGGCCAACATCACGGCCGGGTAGTCGACGCCATCCCGTACCGCCTGGTAGGGCGAGTACTGGCGCATGGCTTCGAACTGCTCCAACACCCGGGCGTCTCCGTATTCCAAGAGGGCAGGGATGTTGTTGGTCGCGGAGAACTCGAAGAACCGCACCATGTCGAGGTCCGGGTAGGTGCATAGCACGGCCCTATAGAGGTCGGGGCGCTGCGTCATGGCGCTGGCGACCAGCAATCCACCGTTGCTTCCGCCGCTGATGCCCAGGTGGTCCGGAGACGTGTAGCCCAGCTCGATCAACCGTTCCGCCGCCGCGATGAAGTCGTCGAAGACGTGTTGCTTGTGGGTGAGCATCCCATCCTGGTGCCACTCCTCGCCGAACTCCGACCCCCCGCGCAGCGTGGCGATGGCATAGATGCCACCCGCCTGGACCCAGGTGGCGGCGGTGGTGGAGAACCCAGGTTTGATGGCCACGTTGAAGCCGCCGTAGCCGTTCAGGATCGCGGGGTGACTGCCGTCCAGCGGGATTCCCTCTCGGTGGATGACGTACACCGGCGCGCGCGCGCCCTCCGTCGACTGGAACCACACCTTGTCGACCGTCAGTCCGTTGGCGTCGAACTGGATCTCGGGCGGCTCTTTCACCGACCGCGCTCCAGTTTCCAGGTCGATCTCGTAGGTGATGGCGGGCTGCACGTGGTTGGAGACCGTGAGCAGCGCTTTCCCCTCATCGCCCGCGCGGACGCTGGCCGTGCTCATGGGGGGAACCTCCACCTCGCCCACCGGTTGGCCCTGGAGATCGTAGGTGCGGATGCGGTTCTCCACCTCGTGGAGGTAGGTGGCGTAGATGTGGTCGCCGATGAACGCGTAGCTCTCCAGCACGTCCTCGGTCTCCGGAATGAGCTCCAGCCAGCGCTCGGGCTGCGGACGCTCGGGATCGACAACCATGAGTCGGTAGTGGGGCGCGTTCCAGTCCGTGAGGACGTACAGCTTTCCTTCACGGTAGCGGACCTGCAGGTGGGCACCTGAGCCCACCAGCACCGGCTCGATTCCGGCTCCGCGGCGCTGCAGGTAGAGATCGTTGCTGGCCCAGCCGTGCTGCGCCGTGAAGATCCGGTAGGCGCCGTCGCCCACGCGTTCCATGTTGATGTAGGTGGTGGGTCCGAAGCCCTGACCCCAAAGCTCGACATCGTCGCTGAGTTCGCTGCCCAGCACATGATGCCGGATGCGCGGTCCCTCCGTGCGGGAGCGGTGCGTGTAGTAGAGACCGGTGCCGTCCTCATCGAAGGCGATGCCGCTGTACAGCGCATTGGGCAACCGGTCCGGCAGGTCCATGCCCGTCTCCAGGTCGCGGAATCGGACCTCGATCTCGTCCGCGCCCCCCTGGCGGATGGCGTAGGCCAGCAGGCGCCCGTCTTCCGAGTAGCCGATCACCTCGACCGGCGTGCGGTGGGTCGCGTCGAACTCGGTGGGATCGAGCACCTCCTCGTACGTGCCATCGAGGACCGGCTCGACAGGCTCGGCCTCGTCGCCACTCGGTGCCGGCCGCCGGTACAGGGAGCCCATCTCCTCGCCCGGTCGGCGCATCGTGAAGTACTCGAAGCCACCCGCCTTGCGGGTGTCTCCGACGTCGGCTCGGTCGATCAGCTCACGCAGTCGCGCGCGGAATGCCTCCCGCAGCGGGCCCTCTCCCACCACCGACTCGGCATAGGCGTTCTGGGCCTCGATCCAGGCTCTCGTCTCCGGGGCGGCCTGATCTTCGAGCCAGCGGTAGTCGTCGACGAACTCGACGCCGTGGTAGCTGTCGGTGACGGGCCGGGCCGCGCTGGGCGGCGGCGCGGGGTAGGCGCCTGACTCGCAGGCTGCCAGGACGGGAAGGGCGAGGAGAACAGGACCGAGCGACGGACGCATGGGGCCCCCGGGCTGGAGCGGTGTGATCTGCCCAGAGTCCGGGGCGCGGAGGAGGGCGTCAAGCCCCGGAGCCGTCCGAGGGGCCCGGGCGGCACCGCATTGCGGCGCGGTCCGCCCGGGGCCACCCCTGCGGGCGCCTACGACACGATGCGCACCCGGCCGGGCAAGACCACCGCAGGCAGCCCCAAGCGGGCTACCGCCTCGTTGAAGCGGGCCAGCTCGTTCTCCAGCAGTTCGATGTAGCGAGCGCGCACGGCAGACCAGTCGGCGTTCAGGTCCTGGAGACGCTCATAGGCGCCAGGAAGCGGACGCCCTTCGGGACCTCCCGAGATGTAGCCATCGGGCCCCGTCACGTTGTTGTAGAGCTCGATCCACTGATTGTCGAGGCGGGGCGGGAAGCGGATCGGGTCCTGGCCGGACTGGTTCCTGGTCTGCTGCAGGTCCTCGTGCACCTCGGTGGCCTTGGTCTCCAGCGTGTCCGCCAGGGGCTCGAGGGTCTCGGCCAGTCCGGCCGCGTCCGCCTTCTCTACGGTTGCTGCGACCTGTTCGCGAATCGCGCTCAGGTTCTCGATGGCGCGCGTCACCGCGGTGATCGAGTCCCGCACCGTGACCGCCACGCGGAACTGCTCCTCGTAGTCCGCCTGCGTGACCTCGGGGATACGCGGATCGGGGAGCACGCGGAAGCTGGCTTCCTGCGGCTCTCCTCCGGCCACGGCCAGGCGCACGCGATACGGGCCGGGCGGTGCCTTCACGCCTCCGGTATACCCCCATACCACGGCGCTCTTGGGAAGCTCAGGCCCTGGGTACAGCAGGTCCCAGGTGATGCGGTTGAGGCCCGCGCCCTTGGGAATGCGCACG
This window encodes:
- the carA gene encoding glutamine-hydrolyzing carbamoyl-phosphate synthase small subunit, which produces MTATGTLLLEDGSRFPGTWFGADVGVAGEVVFNTGMVGYPETLTDPSYTGQILVCTYPLIGNYGVPSVEWDADGLLRTFEATSIRIRGLVVATLAADTSHWSASQSLHEWMAASGIPGLAGIDTRALTKRLRERGVMLGKLVREEEDVPWHDPNLRNLVAEASPSTVTRHGRDGPRVILVDMGAKEGIARSLVAAGARVIRVPWDHDFFDEDFDGVCLSNGPGDPKMTERAVEHTRRALAEGIPMLGVCLGNQVMALAAGADTYKLKYGHRSQNQPCVEVGTHRCHITSQNHGYAVDATTLPPGWREWFRNANDGSNEGIRHESLPARAVQFHPEASPGPTDTASLFADFVRSLR
- the carB gene encoding carbamoyl-phosphate synthase (glutamine-hydrolyzing) large subunit; its protein translation is MSRQAPAGALTLPGKVLILGSSALKIGEAGEFDYSGSQAIKALQEEGVQTVLVNPNIATIQTSEHLADKVYFLPVTPEFVERVIEKEAPDAILLGFGGQTALNCGVALEEQGVLARHGVRVLGTSVDTIRTTEDRGLFAEALQEIGARVPRSRAVSSVPEALAAADELGYPVMLRIAYALGGLGSGVLTDPAELAARATVAFSHAPQVLIEECLLGWKEIEYEVVRDIHDNCITICNMENLDPMGIHTGESIVVAPSQTLTNVEYHRLREISIRVIRHLGVIGECNVQFAKDPASDDYRVIEVNARLSRSSALASKATGYPLAFVAAKLSLGHGLTEVPNKVTGVTSACFEPSLDYVVVKAPRWDLRKFRGVSTRIGSGMKSVGEVMAIGRTFEEALQKALRMLDTGADGVVANGPMVFEDLERELAEPTDRRVFALAQAFERGMSVDDVHALTRIDPWFLVRIEGLVQQASTLEGCREGVLPLPLLRNAKRAGFSDAQIARCSGRSEEDVRTLRVENGIRPVVKQIDTLGAEFPAQTNYLYLTYQGTEDDLGPSGKDAVLVLGSGAYRIGSSVEFDWCAVNSVRTLRALGHPTLMLNCNPETVSTDYDECERLYFDELTLETVREIWDREQPLGVIVSMGGQTPNSLAPRLHAEGIRVLGTPPESIDRAEDRHKFSALCDELGVAQPEWTEVTSEAAAERFADRVGYPVLVRPSYVLSGAAMAEAESPEQLREVLAKAAEVSPEHPTVLSKFITGAKEIEVDAVARDGEIVVYAIAEHIENAGVHSGDATLVLPPQRTYLETVRRIKRITATIARALHINGPFNIQFMARDNHILVIECNLRASRSFPFASKVFKVNFIELATRAILSRPTPKVASSLFELDYVGVKAPQFSFMRLAGADPVLGVEMASTGEVGCLGSDFEDAFLKALISVGFRFPIRRALLSTGPLEHKAVFLESTRNLAEAGVQFYGTRGTAQFMAESGIEISQVAWPLEDRSPNALELIRERQVDLVVNIPKDASEEELQNGYMIRRAAADHGIPLVTNIQLAQRLAGALRYHTLESLEIRAWDEYV
- a CDS encoding prolyl oligopeptidase family serine peptidase produces the protein MRPSLGPVLLALPVLAACESGAYPAPPPSAARPVTDSYHGVEFVDDYRWLEDQAAPETRAWIEAQNAYAESVVGEGPLREAFRARLRELIDRADVGDTRKAGGFEYFTMRRPGEEMGSLYRRPAPSGDEAEPVEPVLDGTYEEVLDPTEFDATHRTPVEVIGYSEDGRLLAYAIRQGGADEIEVRFRDLETGMDLPDRLPNALYSGIAFDEDGTGLYYTHRSRTEGPRIRHHVLGSELSDDVELWGQGFGPTTYINMERVGDGAYRIFTAQHGWASNDLYLQRRGAGIEPVLVGSGAHLQVRYREGKLYVLTDWNAPHYRLMVVDPERPQPERWLELIPETEDVLESYAFIGDHIYATYLHEVENRIRTYDLQGQPVGEVEVPPMSTASVRAGDEGKALLTVSNHVQPAITYEIDLETGARSVKEPPEIQFDANGLTVDKVWFQSTEGARAPVYVIHREGIPLDGSHPAILNGYGGFNVAIKPGFSTTAATWVQAGGIYAIATLRGGSEFGEEWHQDGMLTHKQHVFDDFIAAAERLIELGYTSPDHLGISGGSNGGLLVASAMTQRPDLYRAVLCTYPDLDMVRFFEFSATNNIPALLEYGDARVLEQFEAMRQYSPYQAVRDGVDYPAVMLATGDLDTRAPPLQARKMTARLQAATASGRPVILWYDTRGGHAAGRGRPVTLQIEDTARELAFMGQQLGLRLPALVSR